Proteins from a single region of Bombus vancouverensis nearcticus chromosome 5, iyBomVanc1_principal, whole genome shotgun sequence:
- the LOC117159875 gene encoding phospholipase B1, membrane-associated-like — MNKFCLYLLLQLCVLTASQKTALDTPINLYFYRQIRNWFFENIGVRNEGRSARNQRKFQKQVPTDVPFPCNITDGRSPKVPDSVHHLRPGDIDVIAAMGDSLTAGAGIFATNLLELPIENRGASASIGGQGTWRTYLTLPNIFKEFNPKLIGYALGDSLTTQPASQLDVAETGAMSRDMPFMAKHLINKIRNDPRINMKKHWKLIFLFIGHNDFCADICALPSPWSVLDNHKTDLINTLRILRDNIPRTFVAIQVIPHLKELVATREGRNSLKCYIMTTIECSCLFALQFRDRREEYYEIIKRWQQLEEEVVNYLEFHRNDFTVVSLPTLKHAKVPIAKDGFADLSYLSADCFHLSQKSNALLANNLWNNLLEPVGNKSSTWTPLYERFLCPTSERPFLMTRENSHNFSYIKDTPLV; from the exons ATGAACAAGTTTTGTTTGTATCTTTTGTTACAATTGTGCGTGCTGACCGCGTCTCAGAAGACGGCTTTAGACACACCGATAAACTTATACTTCTATCGTCAAATTCGTAATTGGTTTTTCGAAAATATCG GTGTAAGAAATGAGGGACGATCAGCACGAAATCAAAGAAAATTTCAAAAGCAAGTTCCAACAGACGTTCCATTTCCTTGTAACATTACAG ATGGTAGATCTCCCAAAGTTCCCGACTCAGTTCATCATCTGAGACCAGGGGACATAGATGTTATTGCCGCGATGGGCGATTCTTTAACAGCCGGAGCTGGAATTTTTGCAACTAATTTATTGGAGCTACCCATTGAGAATAGAGGTGCATCAGCGAGTATTGGTGGTCAAGGAACTTGGCGTACATATTTGACGcttcccaatattttcaaa GAATTCAATCCCAAATTAATAGGCTACGCACTTGGAGATTCTCTGACTACTCAACCAGCTTCGCAGTTAGACGTAGCTGAAACTGGCGCAATGTCCAGAGATATGCCATTTATGGCCAAACATCTAATcaataaaataagaaatgacCCGAGGATAAATATGAAGAAACATTGGAAG TTGATTTTCTTGTTCATTGGACACAATGATTTTTGTGCCGATATATGTGCACTGCCTTCTCCATGGTCTGTTTTGGATAACCACAAAACTGATCTAATTAATACCCTTAGGATATTAAGAGACAATATACCCAGAACTTTCGTCGCTATTCAGGTAATACCTCACTTAAAGGAACTCGTTGCTACGCGTGAAGGAAGAAACTCTTTGAAATGCTATATAATGACTACCATTGAATGCTCATGTTTATTCGCTTTGCAATTCAGAGATCGAAGAGAGGagtattatgaaataataaagaG GTGGCAACAATTAGAAGAAGAAGTGGTTAATTATTTAGAATTTCATAGAAATGACTTCACTGTAGTGAGCTTACCAACTCTGAAACACGCAAAGGTACCAATTGCCAAGGATGGATTTGCTGATTTGTCATATCTCTCAGCTGATTGTTTTCACCTAAGTCAAAAATCTAATGCACTAT TGGCAAATAATCTATGGAACAATTTGCTAGAACCAGTTGGTAACAAGTCTTCCACTTGGACTCCACTATACGAAAGATTCTTGTGCCCCACCTCGGAAAGACCGTTTTTGATGACACGCGAAAATTCACATAATTTTTCCTACATTAAAGACACGCCTCTAGTTTGA